The Osmia lignaria lignaria isolate PbOS001 chromosome 14, iyOsmLign1, whole genome shotgun sequence genome has a window encoding:
- the Fstl5 gene encoding follistatin-like 5 isoform X3 — protein MMKRKFQIATLYLLLLSICMSVAGHKHSRRHRDFTVAENHDSASLSRSDSHSMTVSPLIERSSLPEEAYLPENIENAHVRRTLHVEGTSSKTGKTITYPRFRNRKKTNLRDNLIPEKNNSDTKECSNQEYEIMKDNLLLYNHARLMAQDNHSKEYLVSIMFSHYDQNNNGNLEREELEQIAENEDLEELCKGCNLGHMINYDDTDGDGKLNVNEFYMAFSKLYSVSVVSLDKSLEVNHISARVGDNVEIKCDVTGTPPPPLVWRRNEADLEILNEPEIRVFNDGSLYLTKVQLIHAGNYTCHAVRNQDVVQTHVLTIHTVPEVKVTPQFQAKRLKEEASIKCHVTGEPLPRVEWLKNDEPLNHDQPDKYDLIGNGTKLMIKNVDYADTGAYMCQASSIGGVTRDISSLVVQDQPTPTTENEERRFFSFHKWGILVYEPSTCRLRHEIRSTDVIPGTQEYVCGIKNVPCSWGRAINVANRYVYVSQPQKDRVLVISETQMVIVDVVPTDKNPVQLWYVPSLDQVWVLNWRSEEDTGVKTVQVIEDASQKKKHRAIRPEPIDAQFDIIQNIYIPEPQDIDSTFKYGYVSHTNQRNMYKLDLKNMKYTRSADLSSYDCVPANVQFSILYGFVIIECQEPITNRPTGQLLLDYLTDTVLVHKPNLLGRPTISPDSRHLVTLDKQETGVTLVVQEISSNGLKFAFDVKTTLNISDIALYPSQTTHGYDIYASSIDKEDILFLDLSTGKVEMITGVGKATPPNLTKWGNPNRPIVQSGIFGKYMVSPSSDALFVLNGETRTINCEIGGLVNPGAVVWFTVSLH, from the exons ACATCGAGAATGCACACGTTCGTAGAACTTTACACGTGGAGGGAACATCCTCCAAGACAGGGAAGACGATTACCTATCCTAGGTTTAGAAACCGGAAGAAGACAAATTTAAGGGATAACTTGATACCAGAGAAAAATAATTCTGATACGAAAGAGTGCTCGAATCAGGAATACGAAATAATGAAG GATAATTTGTTACTTTACAATCATGCAAGACTGATGGCCCAGGACAACCATAGTAAAGAATACCTCGTCAGTATAATGTTCTCTCACTACGATCAAAATAACAATGGGAATCTGGAACGCGAAGAATTGGAACAG ATAGCAGAGAACGAAGATTTAGAAGAATTGTGCAAGGGATGTAATTTAGGTCACATGATCAATTACGACGATACCGATGGTGATGGGAAACTGAATGTGAATGAATTTTATATGGCGTTCAGCAAACTTTACA GTGTCTCGGTCGTGTCCCTCGATAAATCTCTGGAGGTGAATCACATTTCTGCGAGGGTGGGCGATAACGTTGAAATCAAGTGCGATGTCACCGGTACACCACCACCGCCATTAGTGTGGCGACGCAACGAGGCCGATTTGGAGATCTTAAACGAGCCCGAG ATAAGAGTGTTCAACGACGGTAGCCTGTACTTGACGAAGGTGCAGCTGATACACGCCGGAAACTACACCTGCCACGCGGTCAGGAACCAGGATGTCGTTCAGACGCACGTGTTAACCATTCACA CTGTCCCAGAGGTAAAAGTAACGCCGCAATTTCAAGCGAAACGCTTGAAAGAAGAAGCTAGTATAAAGTGTCACGTAACTGGTGAACCTCTTCCACGAGTAGAGTGGTTGAAGAACGATGAACCATTGAACCACGATCAACCAGACAAATATGATCTAATTGGAAACGGTACTAAACTGATGATTAAGAACGTGGACTATGCTGATACAGGAGCATACATGTGCCAAGCTAGCAGTATAGGTGGTGTGACCAGGGACATCAGCAGTTTGGTTGTCCAGGATCAACCTACACCGA CGACTGAGAACGAAGAACGgagatttttttctttccacaaATGGGGCATTTTAGTCTACGAACCGTCCACTTGTAGACTGCGACACGAGATTCGGTCTACGGATGTTATTCCTGGCACTCAG gaaTACGTATGCGGGATTAAGAATGTGCCTTGTTCCTGGGGACGTGCGATCAACGTTGCGAATCGGTACGTGTACGTCAGTCAGCCACAAAAGGATCGTGTACTTGTTATCAGCGAAACCCAAATGGTTATAGTCGAT GTGGTGCCAACAGATAAAAATCCTGTCCAACTTTGGTACGTACCTTCCCTGGATCAAGTGTGGGTGTTAAATTGGCGAAGCGAAGAAGACACCGGTGTGAAAACGGTGCAAGTGATCGAGGATGCATCTCAAAAGAAGAAGCATCGAGCCATTCGACCCGAACCCATTGACGCACAGTTTGATatcattcaaaatatttatatccCTGAACCACAA GATATTGATAGTACGTTCAAATACGGTTACGTGAGTCACACGAATCAACGGAATATGTATAAACTCGATCTGAAGAATATGAAGTACACCCGCAGTGCTGATTTAAGTTCTTACGATTGCGTTCCGGCGAACGTTCAATTCTCGATACTTT ACGGATTTGTAATAATTGAATGCCAAGAACCAATCACTAATCGACCAACTGGTCAATTGCTGTTAGATTACCTCACCGATACAGTTCTTGTTCACAAACCTAATCTCTTAGGAAGACCAACAATTTCACCTGACTCTCGACACCTTGTCACCTTGGACAAACAAGAGACTGGTGTAACTCTTGTTGTGCAAGAAATATCAT CTAACGGTTTAAAATTTGCATTCGACGTGAAAACTACATTGAACATCAGTGATATCGCGCTCTATCCATCCCAGACCACCCATGGGTATGACATTTACGCGTCATCGATTGACAAAGAGGATATCCTTTTCCTAGATCTATCCACTG GTAAAGTGGAAATGATAACGGGAGTAGGCAAAGCTACACCGCCTAACTTAACGAAATGGGGAAATCCGAACAGACCAATCGTCCAGAGCGGTATATTTGGTAAATACATGGTCAGTCCATCGAGCGACGCGTTATTCGTTTTGAATGGAGAAACACGAACGATAAACTGCGAAATCGGGGGCTTAGTGAATCCTGGAGCAGTGGTATGGTTCACAGTGTCTTTACATTGA